One region of Trinickia violacea genomic DNA includes:
- a CDS encoding GtrA family protein, producing the protein MSETPLPWASNRQISVLKFFSGPSGRIARFVAVGALNTVFGLAVYTLFVWFGSAPWLALIGGNLAGVAFNFLTTGGLVFADLSPQRIPRFVAAYVGTYLLNLGLIHQLTPRVAGPIVSQAILTPIMAVIAYLLMSKVVFVGRANSEPEP; encoded by the coding sequence ATGTCGGAAACACCGTTGCCTTGGGCTTCAAACCGTCAAATCAGCGTGCTTAAATTTTTCTCCGGACCATCAGGGCGTATCGCGCGGTTTGTGGCCGTCGGAGCGCTCAATACGGTCTTTGGTCTCGCGGTCTACACATTGTTCGTTTGGTTCGGCAGTGCGCCTTGGCTCGCGCTGATAGGCGGCAATCTCGCAGGCGTCGCATTTAACTTTCTGACTACTGGCGGACTTGTCTTCGCTGATCTCTCCCCTCAGCGAATACCAAGGTTTGTGGCAGCGTACGTCGGAACCTATTTGCTCAACCTTGGACTCATTCATCAGTTGACGCCCCGGGTTGCTGGTCCCATAGTCAGTCAGGCCATCCTTACGCCAATTATGGCCGTCATCGCCTATTTGCTTATGTCGAAGGTCGTGTTTGTGGGGCGAGCAAACAGCGAACCTGAACCTTGA
- a CDS encoding transketolase, producing MRKQLCDSLVERANSPKMAFLTGDLGFMALEPLRDAMGARFINAGVAEQNMVSVAAAMARQGWETWAYSIAPFCYARPFEQIRNDVTFHKLPVRLIGNGGGYGYGVMGPTHHAIEDYGILLTLPNICAFVPAFDEDVSAVIARAGASPLAAYIRLGRGEAPKGYEVPAYAPWRQLVIGKGMPIIAVGPLAGTYIEAISALPDAIRPNLWVLGELPLSLNAPPKALMQQIEEAGKLCVVEEHVARGSFGSELALHLLSNGVFAKLHHLHAKAHHYPRYGSQRYLREASGLDPKSLLGSLGLA from the coding sequence ATGAGAAAGCAGCTGTGTGATTCCCTGGTGGAACGCGCAAATAGTCCGAAGATGGCGTTCCTTACCGGGGACCTTGGCTTTATGGCGCTGGAGCCGCTACGCGACGCAATGGGAGCGCGTTTCATCAACGCCGGCGTCGCCGAACAGAACATGGTTTCCGTCGCTGCGGCAATGGCTCGCCAGGGGTGGGAGACTTGGGCCTACAGCATCGCACCGTTTTGCTATGCGCGGCCGTTCGAACAAATCCGCAACGACGTTACGTTCCATAAGCTTCCCGTTCGCCTAATCGGCAACGGCGGTGGCTACGGCTATGGCGTCATGGGGCCCACCCATCACGCGATCGAAGACTATGGAATTCTGCTGACGCTTCCCAACATCTGCGCGTTCGTTCCTGCCTTTGACGAGGACGTTTCCGCTGTAATCGCGCGCGCCGGCGCGTCGCCACTCGCGGCGTATATCCGGCTAGGCCGGGGCGAAGCGCCCAAGGGCTACGAAGTTCCCGCCTATGCGCCATGGCGCCAGCTCGTCATCGGAAAAGGCATGCCGATCATCGCCGTCGGCCCGCTAGCCGGCACTTATATCGAAGCGATATCTGCCCTTCCTGATGCGATACGGCCGAATCTTTGGGTGCTTGGCGAATTGCCTTTGTCTCTCAACGCTCCGCCAAAGGCGTTAATGCAGCAAATCGAAGAGGCCGGCAAGCTTTGCGTAGTCGAAGAACATGTCGCTCGCGGCAGCTTCGGATCGGAGCTTGCGCTACACCTGCTCTCCAACGGAGTATTCGCCAAGCTGCACCACCTGCACGCCAAGGCCCATCATTACCCTCGCTACGGCTCGCAACGTTACCTGCGCGAAGCCTCCGGCCTGGACCCCAAATCACTACTCGGCTCGCTCGGCTTGGCCTGA
- a CDS encoding acyl carrier protein, which translates to MSSTDIYTALESIFSDVLGRPGIKLTEATTAQDVEGWDSLTHIDLISSIESHFRIRFNIREVQRLPNVGALVGLIENKVTT; encoded by the coding sequence ATGTCCAGCACCGATATCTATACCGCTCTCGAATCGATTTTCAGTGATGTCCTCGGCCGCCCCGGCATCAAACTGACCGAGGCAACCACGGCGCAAGACGTCGAAGGTTGGGATTCGCTGACGCATATCGACCTGATCTCGTCCATCGAATCGCACTTCCGCATTCGCTTCAACATTCGCGAAGTCCAGCGCCTGCCGAACGTCGGAGCGCTCGTCGGGCTAATCGAGAACAAAGTCACGACCTGA
- a CDS encoding HAD-IIIC family phosphatase — MDALDYATLRRRAQTFTADERLKPVRLALLADCATQHIVPLLRVLAADRGFNLSVYEAPYEGIGAEVSDPESGLYKFAPDFVSILNMTEKAKRRLGPDQPERGWSNEASRIVSIWDAIANKHACKIIQSTMVMPAEREFGNYESLMTGSLGYAVSSVNRHVAEAARERKDVFVNDVEYLAGEVGRMRWRDEKLWLMAKIPCALDYLPRLAKNIVDIIAASMGSIVKCVVLDLDNTLWGGVIGDDGLDGIALGDLGEGQAYCDLQHHLLNLKKRGIILAVNSKNEHANAILPFREHPDMVLKEDDIAVFRANWNDKASNLHAIRDTLNIGFDSMVFLDDNPFERNLVRGLIPQVIVPELPEDPGKYLATIAELNLFETTTHSREDAERADLYRQEAKRQEMQSAFGSYEEYLRSLEMTGTISRFTPFNLPRIAQLIQRSNQFNLTTRRYGESECAALMEDEANCYPFTVTLADNVGSHGLISVIALKFEGEVARVDLYLMSCRVLRRGVEDFAMNHIVEVCSSRGIRTIVGEYIPSSKNAMVERFYEQFGFTPRPVPDTNTTEWVIDVADYTKRPHFITAAQA; from the coding sequence ATGGATGCGCTTGACTACGCTACGCTGCGTCGTCGCGCACAGACCTTCACCGCCGACGAGCGACTCAAACCGGTAAGGCTCGCACTGCTCGCCGATTGCGCGACTCAACATATTGTTCCCTTATTGCGGGTTCTGGCGGCTGACCGCGGGTTCAATTTGAGCGTTTACGAGGCGCCGTACGAAGGCATTGGCGCGGAAGTCTCCGATCCGGAATCCGGCCTGTACAAATTTGCGCCCGATTTCGTCTCGATCCTCAACATGACCGAAAAGGCAAAGCGCCGACTCGGTCCCGACCAGCCCGAACGCGGCTGGTCCAACGAGGCATCGAGAATCGTCAGCATCTGGGACGCAATCGCCAATAAGCACGCTTGCAAGATCATTCAGTCGACGATGGTCATGCCGGCGGAACGCGAGTTCGGCAACTATGAAAGCCTGATGACAGGCTCGCTCGGCTATGCCGTGTCGTCGGTGAACCGGCATGTCGCCGAGGCGGCGCGCGAACGCAAGGACGTGTTCGTCAACGACGTCGAATACCTTGCGGGCGAAGTCGGCCGTATGCGCTGGCGCGACGAAAAGCTCTGGCTGATGGCAAAGATTCCGTGCGCGCTCGACTACCTGCCCCGTCTCGCGAAAAACATCGTCGATATCATCGCGGCCTCGATGGGCAGCATCGTGAAATGTGTTGTCCTTGATTTGGACAACACGCTATGGGGCGGCGTGATCGGCGACGACGGACTCGACGGCATTGCGCTGGGAGACCTCGGCGAGGGCCAGGCGTACTGCGACCTTCAGCATCATCTGTTGAACCTCAAGAAGCGCGGCATCATCCTTGCGGTCAACAGCAAAAACGAACACGCGAACGCCATTCTGCCGTTCCGCGAGCATCCGGACATGGTGCTCAAAGAAGACGACATCGCCGTTTTCCGAGCGAACTGGAACGACAAGGCGAGCAATCTGCACGCTATCCGCGACACGCTCAATATCGGCTTCGATTCGATGGTGTTCCTCGACGACAACCCGTTCGAGCGCAATCTCGTGCGCGGCCTGATTCCGCAGGTCATCGTCCCGGAACTGCCCGAGGACCCGGGCAAGTATCTCGCGACCATCGCGGAACTGAACCTGTTCGAGACGACCACGCATTCGCGCGAGGACGCCGAGCGGGCGGACCTCTACCGGCAGGAAGCGAAGCGCCAGGAAATGCAGAGCGCCTTCGGGAGCTACGAAGAGTATTTGCGCTCGCTCGAAATGACGGGAACGATTTCGCGCTTCACGCCGTTCAATCTGCCCCGTATCGCTCAACTGATTCAACGCAGCAATCAGTTCAATCTCACGACGCGCCGCTATGGCGAAAGCGAGTGCGCCGCGCTCATGGAAGACGAGGCGAATTGCTACCCGTTCACCGTCACGCTGGCTGACAACGTCGGTTCGCACGGGCTGATTTCCGTTATCGCCCTGAAATTCGAGGGCGAAGTCGCGCGCGTCGATCTGTATCTGATGAGCTGCCGCGTGTTGCGCCGCGGAGTGGAAGACTTCGCGATGAACCATATCGTCGAGGTTTGCAGCAGCCGGGGTATCCGCACGATCGTCGGCGAATATATCCCGTCGAGCAAGAATGCCATGGTCGAGCGCTTTTACGAGCAATTCGGCTTTACGCCTCGCCCGGTGCCGGATACCAATACGACAGAATGGGTGATCGACGTCGCCGACTATACGAAACGGCCCCATTTCATTACCGCGGCACAGGCTTGA
- a CDS encoding MBOAT family O-acyltransferase, protein MSYLQSSFFSALIVLLLVTCISTQRARPYVVLAGSLLFYATWSIPCLFIMLAAIAVTYVGGRWIGTSSDPQRRKYALLGSIGLLLVSLIFFKTVEVIPAGADGFTLRWLIPIGVSYYTFKAISYLLEVHWENVKPQDDIVKVALYVSFFPQMLSGPIQRPDDFFAQLEQKGSLKPSAETLTRAIPLLLLGAFEKAVLADRIGPFVSALDNQAGPTSFSALLADYGYTLQLFADFSGLTHIALGLGALFGVMGPPNFNAPFSASSIPDFWRRWHMSLTTWLGDYLFLPLRMALRGLGARGLQLSLLINMILIGLWHGFRPTYFVFGVYHGLLLVASTIIAPKIDAVNKRNPTFKSAHRIIAPIVTFHLVVLGQVFFRAPDLGFAWNNLRTVFSFHGPVLQTFALIDPAIWKTGIAAALISLGLGTGVLNKLFNGLTSSIAKSEAIRWTVFGVLALVVVLAASPTGGQFMYAKF, encoded by the coding sequence ATGTCTTACCTTCAGAGTTCCTTTTTCAGCGCGCTGATTGTGCTGCTGCTGGTGACGTGCATCAGCACACAGCGCGCGCGCCCCTACGTCGTACTGGCCGGTTCTTTACTGTTCTATGCCACGTGGAGCATACCGTGCCTGTTCATCATGCTGGCCGCCATTGCGGTGACCTATGTCGGCGGGCGTTGGATCGGAACTTCGTCGGATCCGCAGCGCCGCAAGTACGCGTTGCTAGGCTCGATCGGATTGTTGCTCGTCAGTTTGATTTTCTTTAAGACCGTCGAGGTCATCCCTGCCGGCGCGGACGGCTTTACGCTTCGCTGGCTGATCCCGATCGGCGTCTCGTATTACACGTTCAAAGCAATTAGCTACTTGCTCGAAGTCCATTGGGAAAACGTCAAACCACAGGACGACATCGTCAAAGTTGCGCTGTATGTGAGCTTCTTTCCGCAGATGCTCAGCGGCCCGATCCAGCGCCCTGACGATTTTTTCGCGCAGCTCGAGCAGAAAGGCAGCCTGAAACCGAGTGCCGAAACGCTCACGCGCGCGATTCCCCTGCTGCTGCTGGGCGCTTTTGAAAAAGCGGTGCTGGCCGACCGTATCGGGCCATTCGTTTCGGCGCTCGACAACCAAGCCGGCCCAACAAGCTTCTCAGCGTTGCTTGCCGACTACGGCTATACGCTGCAGCTCTTCGCCGACTTCTCAGGACTGACTCATATTGCGCTGGGCCTTGGCGCCCTCTTTGGCGTTATGGGGCCGCCCAACTTCAACGCACCGTTTTCCGCGTCTTCCATCCCCGACTTCTGGCGCCGCTGGCACATGAGCCTGACTACCTGGCTCGGCGACTATCTGTTTCTGCCGCTGCGGATGGCGCTTCGCGGGCTGGGCGCGCGCGGACTGCAGTTGAGCCTGCTGATCAATATGATCTTGATCGGTCTGTGGCATGGATTCAGGCCGACGTATTTCGTATTCGGCGTTTATCACGGTCTTCTGCTGGTCGCGTCAACGATCATTGCACCCAAGATCGACGCGGTGAATAAACGCAACCCGACGTTCAAATCAGCGCACCGTATCATCGCGCCCATTGTCACCTTCCATTTGGTGGTGCTGGGTCAGGTATTTTTCCGCGCGCCGGACCTGGGTTTCGCCTGGAATAACTTGCGTACCGTCTTCAGTTTCCATGGGCCCGTCTTGCAGACATTCGCGCTCATTGACCCGGCGATTTGGAAAACGGGGATTGCCGCTGCCCTGATTTCGCTGGGTTTGGGGACTGGCGTGCTAAACAAGCTATTCAACGGGCTGACGTCTTCCATCGCCAAAAGCGAAGCGATTCGCTGGACAGTTTTTGGCGTACTGGCTCTTGTCGTTGTTCTTGCCGCAAGCCCGACGGGCGGGCAGTTCATGTACGCGAAGTTTTAA
- a CDS encoding NAD-dependent epimerase/dehydratase family protein codes for MTHSTPDISSLRGPILITGASGFVGANLFLKIFAARNDVYAVVRRDKSWRLADVPDTHVITVDVNDPAAVTHMLDTIAPQTVFDCVAYGAYSFEQDPGLIYQTNFNSIVTLTSLLARRSVSAFVHAGSSSEYGTNSAAPAEDGRCEPNSHYSVSKVAVGEYLKYMGKEHRFPCVNLRLYSVYGPLEDGSRLIPNLLRKATSGTLPPFVAPDTSRDFIHVDDVCTAFISAAVRMNPSLYGESFNIGTGRKTTIRELAELTCDLFAVKEQPDFGSMEGRAWDMPDWYADPGKAKALLGWEATMPLSEGLSSTANWVRTLSEEELAQRSKKTAHKRKRSVSAIIACYKDEPAIPIMYRRLTDTFLKLGIDYEIIFVNDCSPDNSAEVIREISSKDPKVIGISHSRNFGSQMAFRSGMELSTKDSVVLLDGDLQDPPELIEAFYAEWEKGYDVIYGNRVRREMPWHWGLLYKAFYRVFAAFSYVNIPLDAGDFSLIDRKVVNWLLSCPERDLFMRGLRAYVGFRQTGVPYERPERMFGRTTNSFTKNIDWAKKGIFSFSNVPLTMLTTAGLVLFSLSVLAAVVIGVLRIAVPDIAPRGVTTMLIAILMFGSMNLFGIGLVGEYIGKIMIEVKGRPRLIRAALIRHGTITEQLAKPSQI; via the coding sequence ATGACCCACTCGACTCCGGACATCAGTTCGCTGCGGGGACCGATTCTCATCACCGGCGCGTCCGGTTTTGTCGGTGCGAACTTGTTCCTCAAGATTTTTGCGGCAAGAAACGATGTCTATGCTGTCGTTCGCCGCGATAAATCATGGCGACTCGCCGACGTGCCTGACACGCATGTGATCACCGTCGACGTCAACGATCCGGCGGCGGTCACCCATATGCTCGACACGATCGCCCCGCAGACCGTATTCGACTGCGTTGCATACGGGGCCTACTCGTTCGAACAGGATCCGGGGCTGATCTATCAAACGAATTTCAATTCGATTGTCACGCTGACGAGCTTGCTCGCCCGACGCTCTGTTAGCGCGTTCGTCCACGCTGGCAGCTCGTCCGAATACGGAACCAACAGCGCAGCTCCTGCCGAAGACGGCAGATGCGAACCGAACAGCCATTACTCCGTTTCGAAGGTGGCCGTTGGCGAATATCTGAAGTACATGGGCAAGGAACATCGATTCCCTTGCGTGAACCTCCGCCTGTACTCGGTTTATGGTCCCCTCGAAGACGGCTCGCGTCTCATTCCGAACCTGCTGCGCAAGGCGACTTCGGGGACGCTTCCGCCCTTCGTCGCACCCGATACGTCACGGGATTTCATCCACGTGGATGACGTGTGCACCGCATTCATCAGCGCCGCAGTCAGAATGAACCCCTCGCTTTATGGGGAAAGCTTCAATATCGGTACGGGACGGAAAACGACCATCCGCGAGCTCGCCGAGCTGACATGCGACTTATTCGCCGTCAAAGAACAACCTGACTTCGGTTCCATGGAAGGCCGTGCCTGGGACATGCCGGACTGGTATGCGGACCCAGGCAAAGCTAAGGCTCTGCTCGGCTGGGAAGCTACGATGCCCCTATCTGAAGGACTGAGTTCGACGGCAAACTGGGTGCGCACGCTAAGCGAAGAAGAACTAGCGCAGCGCTCAAAAAAGACCGCGCACAAGCGCAAGCGCAGCGTCTCGGCGATCATTGCATGCTACAAGGACGAACCGGCGATACCGATCATGTATCGGCGCCTTACCGACACGTTTCTCAAGCTTGGCATCGACTACGAAATCATCTTCGTGAACGACTGCAGCCCCGATAACTCGGCAGAGGTCATACGCGAAATATCGTCGAAAGATCCCAAGGTCATCGGGATCTCGCACTCACGCAACTTCGGGTCGCAGATGGCTTTTCGCAGCGGCATGGAATTGTCGACGAAAGACTCCGTCGTGCTGCTCGACGGCGACCTTCAGGACCCGCCGGAGTTGATCGAAGCGTTCTACGCCGAGTGGGAGAAGGGATATGACGTCATCTACGGCAATAGAGTGCGCCGAGAGATGCCTTGGCATTGGGGATTACTGTACAAGGCGTTTTATCGCGTATTTGCCGCGTTCAGCTACGTGAACATCCCGCTGGATGCGGGCGACTTTTCGCTGATCGATCGCAAAGTCGTCAATTGGCTGTTGAGCTGCCCCGAGCGGGACCTGTTCATGCGCGGTCTGCGTGCATACGTCGGGTTTCGTCAAACGGGTGTTCCCTACGAGCGCCCCGAACGGATGTTTGGCCGCACCACGAATTCATTTACCAAGAATATCGACTGGGCTAAGAAGGGAATTTTTTCGTTCAGCAATGTGCCGCTGACCATGCTGACGACGGCCGGTCTGGTGCTTTTCAGCCTCTCCGTGCTGGCGGCTGTAGTCATCGGGGTTCTCCGGATCGCCGTTCCTGATATCGCCCCGCGAGGCGTGACAACCATGCTGATCGCGATTCTGATGTTTGGATCGATGAACCTGTTTGGAATCGGACTCGTGGGTGAATATATCGGGAAGATCATGATCGAAGTGAAAGGCCGGCCCAGACTCATTCGCGCCGCGCTGATCAGACACGGCACGATAACCGAGCAACTGGCGAAGCCGTCTCAAATCTGA
- a CDS encoding glycosyltransferase has translation MNATSAPNGVTHGLSVSVVVYRPDSALLARTMASLAAACAAVRAKHPDFAASFCLVDNGGLPDVSAELAALREHGVANSVVSGHGNVGYGRGHNLAIQHAESRYHLVLNPDIDLDEHALVAALDFFAEHPDVGLLSPCIGDDEGQIQYLCRRYPTVLDLFVRGFLPASVRRLFARRLARYEMRDLINERDVVWDPPIVSGCFMLFRTDVLKQLAGFDDRYFLYFEDYDLSLRTHDTARIAYAPSVRVMHHGGGAARKGHAHIRMFSASAFKFFNRFGWKWV, from the coding sequence ATGAACGCTACAAGCGCGCCGAACGGCGTAACCCACGGCTTGTCCGTATCCGTCGTGGTCTACCGGCCGGATTCGGCGCTTCTTGCCCGCACGATGGCGAGCCTGGCCGCTGCGTGCGCGGCAGTCCGCGCGAAGCATCCGGATTTTGCCGCCAGCTTTTGCCTGGTCGACAACGGCGGGCTGCCGGACGTGTCCGCCGAACTCGCGGCGCTGCGCGAACATGGCGTCGCCAACTCGGTCGTCAGCGGCCACGGCAACGTGGGCTATGGCCGAGGCCACAACTTGGCGATTCAGCACGCCGAGAGCCGCTATCACCTCGTGCTGAACCCCGACATCGACCTCGACGAGCACGCGCTCGTCGCGGCCCTCGATTTCTTCGCCGAGCATCCGGACGTCGGTCTTCTGAGCCCGTGCATCGGCGACGACGAAGGGCAGATCCAGTACCTCTGCCGTCGCTATCCCACGGTGCTCGACCTGTTCGTGCGCGGCTTCCTTCCGGCGTCCGTGCGCCGGCTCTTCGCACGCCGCCTTGCGCGCTATGAAATGCGCGACCTGATCAACGAGCGCGACGTTGTCTGGGACCCGCCGATCGTCAGCGGCTGTTTCATGCTGTTCCGCACGGACGTGCTGAAGCAGCTCGCCGGCTTCGACGATCGATATTTCCTGTATTTCGAAGACTACGACCTGAGCCTGCGCACGCATGACACCGCTCGCATCGCGTATGCCCCTTCAGTGAGGGTGATGCATCACGGCGGCGGCGCGGCGCGCAAGGGGCACGCACATATCCGGATGTTCTCCGCGTCGGCCTTCAAGTTCTTCAATCGTTTCGGCTGGAAGTGGGTATGA
- a CDS encoding transketolase, with the protein MNTLQKLDEPRLLEIRRRLIRMHYESGVGHVGGNLSSIDALALLFNEYMGPSDHFVLSKGHSAGALYTALWSAGKLDDSQLATFHKDDTLLAGHPPASGIPEIMFATGSLGHGLSLAAGTALADRMHGKNNRVFCLTSDGEWQEGSTWEALIFASHQQLANLTILVDHNQLQGFGATDAVASMAPLWEKIRGFDVEIEVVPGHDLPSIRKALDKRHARPHIIVLQTTKGKGVSFMENRMEWHYLPINETQYNQAIAELTQS; encoded by the coding sequence ATGAATACCCTTCAAAAACTGGACGAGCCGCGCCTATTGGAAATCCGCCGACGGTTGATTCGCATGCACTATGAGAGCGGCGTCGGCCATGTTGGCGGTAACCTTTCGTCGATCGACGCACTCGCGCTGCTCTTTAATGAATACATGGGTCCGTCGGATCATTTTGTATTGTCAAAAGGGCATTCGGCTGGCGCACTGTACACCGCGCTTTGGAGCGCGGGCAAACTCGACGACAGTCAACTTGCCACCTTTCACAAGGACGATACGCTGCTCGCCGGGCATCCTCCCGCCTCCGGCATCCCCGAAATCATGTTCGCAACCGGCAGTCTCGGGCACGGCCTTTCACTTGCCGCGGGCACGGCGTTAGCCGACCGCATGCATGGCAAGAACAACCGCGTGTTTTGCCTGACGTCAGACGGGGAATGGCAGGAAGGATCGACGTGGGAGGCTCTGATCTTCGCAAGTCACCAGCAACTGGCGAACCTCACCATACTCGTGGATCACAATCAGCTACAAGGCTTCGGGGCAACGGATGCGGTGGCATCGATGGCGCCCTTGTGGGAAAAGATTCGCGGCTTCGATGTCGAGATCGAAGTGGTTCCAGGCCATGACCTACCGTCTATCCGGAAGGCATTGGACAAACGCCACGCCCGTCCTCACATCATCGTGCTGCAAACCACGAAAGGCAAAGGCGTGTCGTTCATGGAGAACCGCATGGAATGGCACTACCTGCCTATCAACGAGACTCAATACAATCAGGCCATTGCGGAGTTGACCCAGTCATGA
- a CDS encoding class I SAM-dependent methyltransferase, with the protein MQLLERAQRNCPVCGSSPDRAKIFFDEHIDSSKLNEFSFASRKEPEYLCYQMVQCSSCDLVYVDRPPSQQALAEVYHAADYDSSEEADDAASAYARVIRPALRQLKLGRALEIGTGTGVFLDKLKQLGFETVAGIEPSTAAIAAAPAHRHDWIREGIFVEGDYEPESFDLICCFMTLEHVREPAEITRSVMRLLRPGGAFVTVTHDYRSIVNRLMGRRSPIIDIEHMQLFSARSIAALFDRNGYTNVQVKPFVNRYSLRYWTRLAPLPSGIKSFAQQTIATLGIAGIKIPMNVGNTVALGFKPSNQRA; encoded by the coding sequence ATGCAACTTCTGGAACGAGCGCAGCGCAACTGTCCGGTTTGTGGCAGCTCCCCCGATCGGGCGAAGATATTTTTCGACGAGCACATCGATTCGTCGAAGCTCAACGAGTTCAGCTTTGCCTCTCGGAAAGAGCCTGAGTACCTTTGCTATCAGATGGTGCAATGCTCCTCGTGCGACTTGGTCTACGTAGATCGCCCGCCATCGCAACAAGCTCTCGCAGAGGTTTATCACGCAGCCGACTATGACAGTAGCGAAGAAGCCGACGATGCCGCCTCCGCCTATGCGCGCGTGATCCGGCCCGCCTTGCGCCAACTGAAACTTGGTCGTGCATTGGAAATCGGCACCGGCACGGGCGTGTTTCTAGACAAGCTCAAGCAACTGGGTTTCGAAACTGTGGCAGGCATCGAGCCTTCGACAGCCGCGATTGCTGCGGCCCCCGCACATCGTCACGACTGGATTCGCGAAGGGATCTTCGTCGAAGGTGATTACGAGCCCGAGTCGTTTGACTTGATATGTTGCTTCATGACGCTCGAACACGTACGGGAGCCTGCAGAAATCACCCGGTCCGTCATGCGACTGCTCAGACCGGGAGGAGCATTCGTCACAGTCACGCACGACTACCGCAGCATCGTGAATCGATTGATGGGCCGGCGCTCGCCCATTATCGACATCGAGCATATGCAACTCTTCTCCGCGCGCAGTATCGCGGCGCTCTTCGACAGAAACGGCTACACAAATGTCCAAGTGAAACCGTTCGTGAATCGATATTCCCTCAGATACTGGACGCGTTTGGCGCCCTTGCCCTCCGGTATCAAGAGCTTCGCTCAACAGACCATCGCCACACTCGGAATTGCCGGCATTAAGATTCCGATGAATGTCGGAAACACCGTTGCCTTGGGCTTCAAACCGTCAAATCAGCGTGCTTAA